DNA from Luteolibacter yonseiensis:
CTGACTCACATCGAGGAATGGCTCGCTGCCGCGTTCACCGGTCTTCTCATCCACGATCCAGACCTTGCCGCCTTGCTCCATCACCCAGAGTTTGCCCTTCACGCCTTTTGGCACTCCCGCCCATACCGGACGTTCGAAGCCCTTGGCCACGGGTTCCACGCCGATTTCGGCATGGGAGATGGCGAATGAGGCGAGAAATGAGGCGGCGATGGAGGATTTTCGGAGCATGGCGGAAAGCTAATTGGATTACGAACCCATACAAGCGGTAAAGCCCCGGATCTTTCAAAAAGCACGGCTGTCCTGCGGCAGGTTTTTGACCAGATCGATCAATTCCTCGGCTGCTTTGGAAAGCGGAACAGCCCGGCGTTTCATCAGGCTGATCGTGCGCTCCGGCGCGGGATCGTGAAATCTGGAAAACACCAGACCCGGCACGGGCCGCGAGCGCACGGCCAGCTCGGGCACCACTGCTGTGCCCATGCCGGCGGCGACCATGGCGAGGGCGGTTTCCAACTGGTCGCATTCCAGTTTCGGATCGAGCTTCTGCAAGCGGCACACCTGGAGCGTGCGGTCGGTGAGGCAATGTCCGTCGCGCAGGTGGATCAGCGTTTCCGGCAGCAGATTCTCCGGCTTGGGAGCCTGACGAGAGTCCGCGAGCGGGTGAGAACTCGGCACCGCCAGCATCAGTGGTTCGCGGAAAAGCTCCAGCACGTGCAACGACCATTTTTTCCGGTCCTGGGCAGTCACGTCGCTGAGGATCGCGAACTCGATGCTTCCATCCACCACCTGCTGGATGAGTCCGCTCGTCCGCGCCTCCCGCACCTGGACGTCGATCATCGGGAACGCCTCGCGAAACGGACCCAGCAGCCGTGGCAGAAGATACGGGGCGATCGTCGGGATCATTCCGAAGATCAGGCTGCCTTCGTGTGTTTCACGCCGTTTGGTGAATCGTTCGCGGAGCAACCGCGCTTCTTCGAGCACACGCTCCGCATGCTCCAGCAGGATACGTCCCGCCGAGGTGACTTCGACTCCGCGCGGCTTGCGGAGCACCAGGGTTTCTCCAAGCTCCTCCTCCAGCGCACGGAGTTGCTGGCTGAGCGACGGTTGCGCGACGCGGCACCGCTTCGCCGCTTCCGTCAGGGAGCC
Protein-coding regions in this window:
- a CDS encoding LysR family transcriptional regulator; translation: MDLRQLEYFTAIVKEGSLTEAAKRCRVAQPSLSQQLRALEEELGETLVLRKPRGVEVTSAGRILLEHAERVLEEARLLRERFTKRRETHEGSLIFGMIPTIAPYLLPRLLGPFREAFPMIDVQVREARTSGLIQQVVDGSIEFAILSDVTAQDRKKWSLHVLELFREPLMLAVPSSHPLADSRQAPKPENLLPETLIHLRDGHCLTDRTLQVCRLQKLDPKLECDQLETALAMVAAGMGTAVVPELAVRSRPVPGLVFSRFHDPAPERTISLMKRRAVPLSKAAEELIDLVKNLPQDSRAF